The Paramisgurnus dabryanus chromosome 6, PD_genome_1.1, whole genome shotgun sequence genome has a window encoding:
- the sdr16c5a gene encoding short chain dehydrogenase/reductase family 16C, member 5a: MNFIVETLQMILLTIYYHIEAFIKLFIPPKLKDLSGEIVLITGAGSGIGRLMAIEFAALDVSLVLWDINEDGLKETARQAKEKGGSRIYYFQCDCSDRAVVYRVADQVKREIGDVTILINNAGIVNGKKFMDTPDALIEKTIRVNSVSHFWTYKAFLPAMIAKNHGHLVSVASSAGLIGVNGLADYCASKFAAVGFAESVALELIAEGKDGVKTTIVCPYFINTGMFDGCGTKWPRLLPILDPDYVAKKIMKGILTDQVYIFLPRTLYFLLAVKCIVPFKQSVNLGMYFGAFSFMDAFKGREKKQN, from the exons ATGAACTTCATCGTGGAGACCCTCCAAATGATACTGTTGACTATCTACTACCACATAGAAGCCTTCATAAAATTGTTCATCCCACCTAAGTTAAAAGATTTGTCCGGTGAAATAGTGCTCATCACGGGGGCGGGCAGTGGTATTGGTCGGCTTATGGCCATTGAGTTTGCCGCATTGGACGTTTCACTGGTCCTGTGGGACATCAATGAGGACGGGTTAAAAGAGACTGCGAGGCAGGCTAAAGAAAAAGGAGGATCAAGGATATATTACTTCCAGTGTGACTGCAGTGACAGGGCAGTGGTCTACCGAGTGGCAGATCAG GTAAAACGTGAAATTGGTGATGTTACTATACTAATAAACAATGCAGGCATTGTGAATGGTAAAAAGTTCATGGATACTCCTGACGCGCTCATTGAGAAGACGATCAGAGTGAACTCTGTGTCCCATTTTTGG ACATATAAAGCATTCCTGCCTGCCATGATTGCTAAGAACCACGGACACCTGGTCAGTGTAGCTAGTTCTGCAGGCTTGATAGGGGTCAATGGACTGGCAG ATTATTGTGCAAGCAAGTTTGCAGCTGTGGGATTCGCAGAGTCGGTAGCCCTTGAGCTAATAGCTGAGGGGAAAGATGGAGTCAAGACTACAATCGTCTGCCCATACTTCATTAACACAGGCATGTTTGATGGCTGTGGAACAAA GTGGCCCCGATTGCTGCCAATCTTGGATCCAGACTATGTTGCTAAAAAGATCATGAAGGGCATTCTAACAGATcaagtttacatttttcttCCAAGGACCTTATATTTTTTGCTGGCCGTGAAATG TATCGTTCCATTCAAGCAGTCAGTCAACCTGGGCATGTACTTCGGTGCCTTCAGTTTCATGGATGCTTTCAAAGGACGAGAAAAGAAACAGaactaa